One genomic region from Marinobacter szutsaonensis encodes:
- the rpiA gene encoding ribose-5-phosphate isomerase RpiA — MTQDELKKAVAKAAVDYIAPRLDSDSIVGVGTGSTANFFIDMLAELKNEFDGAVASSEATAERLKSHGIPVYDLNSAGELEFYVDGADETNERLELIKGGGAALTREKIVAAVARSFICIADESKMVGVLGKFPLPVEVIPMARSHVGREIVKLGGDPVYREGVVTDNGNIIIDVHNMDISRPIHVEEQLNNIVGVVTNGLFARRPADLLLLGTSEGVKSIPRKGA, encoded by the coding sequence ATGACCCAGGACGAACTCAAGAAGGCCGTGGCCAAAGCCGCCGTGGACTATATCGCCCCCCGCCTCGACAGCGACAGCATCGTCGGCGTGGGCACTGGCAGCACCGCCAACTTCTTCATCGACATGCTGGCCGAACTCAAGAACGAGTTCGACGGCGCCGTGGCCAGCTCCGAAGCCACGGCCGAACGTCTGAAGAGCCACGGCATTCCGGTGTATGACCTCAACAGCGCCGGGGAGCTGGAATTCTACGTGGACGGTGCCGATGAAACCAACGAACGCCTCGAACTGATCAAGGGCGGCGGCGCAGCCCTGACCCGGGAAAAGATCGTCGCCGCAGTAGCCAGGTCCTTTATCTGCATCGCCGACGAATCCAAGATGGTCGGCGTGCTCGGCAAGTTCCCACTGCCGGTGGAAGTCATCCCCATGGCCCGCAGCCACGTCGGCCGGGAAATCGTCAAACTCGGCGGCGATCCGGTGTACCGTGAGGGCGTGGTCACCGATAACGGCAACATCATCATCGACGTCCACAACATGGACATCTCCCGGCCGATCCATGTGGAAGAACAGCTCAACAATATAGTCGGCGTGGTCACCAACGGTCTGTTCGCCCGCCGCCCGGCCGACCTGTTACTGCTGGGCACCAGCGAGGGCGTCAAGAGTATTCCCCGCAAGGGCGCCTGA
- a CDS encoding acyl-CoA dehydrogenase family protein yields MSEYFNDIHEQARLSARKFIETHVLPHIDDWEEAGEFPRELYKKAGDAGLLGIGFPEALGGTGEGDIFLKVAVSEELMRSTSGGLVAGLGSLDIGLPPVAKWAKQKIRDQIVPPVLRGEKISALAITEPGGGSDVANLRTRAVRDGDHYIVNGSKTFITSGMRADHYTVAVRTGGEGHGGISLLLIDRDMPGFSTGKKLRKMGWWASDTAELFFEDCRVPADRLIGAENAGFIAIMSNFLAERLSLSIMAYMTAQLAYEAALDYTKQRQAFGRNIAGFQVTRHKLVDMATQIDVAREYTYRCAALMQAGKNPIKQVAMAKNFSVDVCEKVTREAVQLFGGMGYMRESVVERLYRDAKILSIGGGTTEIMKELIAKQIKL; encoded by the coding sequence GTGTCCGAATACTTCAATGATATCCACGAACAGGCACGCCTCAGTGCCCGGAAATTTATCGAGACCCATGTCCTGCCCCACATCGACGACTGGGAAGAGGCGGGCGAATTTCCCCGGGAGCTTTACAAGAAAGCGGGCGACGCCGGCCTGCTCGGCATCGGATTTCCCGAAGCCCTGGGCGGCACCGGCGAAGGGGATATTTTCCTGAAAGTGGCGGTCTCAGAGGAACTGATGCGATCTACCTCCGGCGGGCTGGTCGCGGGTCTGGGCTCCCTCGACATCGGCCTGCCGCCGGTGGCCAAATGGGCCAAACAGAAGATCCGGGATCAGATCGTGCCCCCGGTCCTGCGCGGCGAGAAAATCTCCGCCCTGGCCATCACCGAGCCCGGCGGTGGCTCCGACGTCGCCAACCTGAGAACCCGGGCAGTCCGGGACGGTGACCACTACATCGTCAACGGCAGCAAGACCTTCATCACCAGCGGCATGCGCGCCGACCACTACACCGTCGCCGTCCGCACCGGCGGCGAGGGCCACGGCGGCATCAGCCTGCTGCTCATCGACCGGGACATGCCGGGCTTCTCCACCGGCAAGAAACTCCGCAAGATGGGCTGGTGGGCCAGCGACACCGCCGAACTCTTCTTTGAAGATTGCCGGGTACCGGCGGACCGTCTGATCGGCGCCGAGAACGCCGGCTTTATCGCGATCATGAGCAACTTCCTGGCCGAACGCCTGAGCCTTTCCATCATGGCCTACATGACCGCCCAGCTCGCCTACGAAGCCGCCTTGGACTACACCAAACAACGCCAGGCCTTCGGCCGGAACATCGCCGGTTTTCAGGTCACCCGTCACAAGCTGGTGGACATGGCCACCCAGATCGACGTGGCCCGGGAATACACCTACCGCTGCGCGGCCCTGATGCAGGCCGGCAAGAACCCGATCAAGCAGGTGGCCATGGCCAAGAATTTCTCGGTGGACGTCTGCGAAAAGGTCACCCGTGAGGCGGTGCAGTTGTTCGGTGGCATGGGTTACATGCGGGAGTCGGTGGTGGAGCGCCTATACCGGGACGCCAAGATCCTGTCCATTGGCGGCGGCACTACGGAGATCATGAAGGAGCTGATTGCCAAGCAGATCAAGTTGTAG
- the ppa gene encoding inorganic diphosphatase, with protein MQFDNIPAGKNPPEDIYVAIEIPANSSPVKYELDKDMGALLVDRFMATPMFYPANYGFIPHTLADDGDPLDVLVVTPYPVQAGSVIRARPVGVLNMEDEAGGDAKLVAVPHDKLTTSYHDVKEIDDLPELLRDQIKHFFENYKTLEPGKWVKVQGWDNAAAAKKAIVDAINAYKG; from the coding sequence ATGCAATTCGACAACATCCCCGCAGGCAAGAACCCGCCTGAAGACATCTACGTTGCCATCGAAATCCCGGCCAACAGCTCCCCGGTCAAGTACGAACTGGACAAAGACATGGGCGCCCTGCTGGTAGACCGTTTCATGGCCACCCCGATGTTCTACCCGGCCAACTACGGCTTCATCCCCCACACCCTGGCCGACGACGGCGACCCCCTGGACGTACTCGTGGTCACCCCGTACCCGGTACAGGCGGGCTCCGTCATCCGTGCCCGCCCGGTTGGCGTTCTGAACATGGAAGACGAAGCCGGTGGTGACGCCAAGCTGGTTGCCGTTCCCCACGACAAGCTGACCACTTCCTACCACGATGTGAAGGAAATCGACGATCTGCCCGAGCTGCTGCGCGACCAGATCAAACATTTCTTCGAGAACTACAAGACGCTCGAGCCGGGCAAGTGGGTCAAGGTCCAGGGCTGGGACAACGCCGCAGCCGCCAAGAAAGCCATCGTAGACGCCATCAACGCCTACAAGGGCTGA